From the Lolium rigidum isolate FL_2022 chromosome 2, APGP_CSIRO_Lrig_0.1, whole genome shotgun sequence genome, one window contains:
- the LOC124692622 gene encoding enhancer of rudimentary homolog, translated as MAGRHTIILMQPSQNRGTRTFMDYNSVNHALDGICGLYERKIRDINPMIPNITYDITDLYNFIDGLADISALVYDHSIQAFLPYDRQWIKQKLFQHLKKLAQR; from the exons ATG GCTGGGAGGCACACCATTATTCTGATGCAACCATCTCAAAATAGGGGCACTAGGACATTTATGGATTACAATTCAGTTAACCATGCATTGGATG GAATTTGTGGTCTCTATGAAAGGAAAATCAGGGATATCAACCCAATGATTCCAAACATAACCTATGATATCACTGACCTGTACAACTTTATCGATGGCCTAGCTGACATCAGTGCGCTAGT CTATGATCACTCCATCCAGGCATTTCTGCCGTACGACCGGCAATGGATAAAGCAAAAGTTGTTTCAGCACCTTAAGAAGCTGGCTCAAAGATAG